Proteins from a genomic interval of Pradoshia eiseniae:
- a CDS encoding SepM family pheromone-processing serine protease, which produces MNKKHFSGKIWIFMLAIMVIAAFYKLPYYVSAPGSAEVISDYVTVEDGQETKGEFMFTTVRMGRANIYSYLWAKVADYHKIYQLNEVRSEDETDEEYSVRQLKLMDESQNTAILNAYRKAGYEATVMMDGIYILHVGEDTPAEGNLKAGDRILEVDGKAITSQKFFVNHVSSKKAGDKVNLKVEREDETLEKTITLKRLKETGNIGIGITLVEDRTVKTEPEVEFNTETIGGPSAGLMFSLEIYNQLTDIDYTAGKKIAGTGTIAEDGTVGPIGGIDQKIVAADEEGAEIFFAPNEEGAKDSDYQIAVKTAKEIGSDMTIVPVDTFDDAVGYLEKMIQ; this is translated from the coding sequence TTGAACAAGAAACACTTTTCGGGGAAGATATGGATTTTCATGTTGGCAATCATGGTGATTGCGGCTTTTTATAAACTACCTTATTATGTTTCGGCACCCGGATCTGCCGAAGTAATCAGTGATTATGTTACTGTTGAGGACGGGCAGGAGACTAAAGGGGAGTTCATGTTTACGACCGTTCGGATGGGCCGGGCGAATATTTATTCTTACCTGTGGGCAAAAGTGGCTGATTATCACAAAATCTATCAGCTAAATGAGGTCAGGAGTGAGGATGAGACTGATGAAGAGTACTCTGTTCGGCAATTGAAGCTGATGGACGAAAGCCAAAACACGGCCATTCTTAACGCTTATAGGAAAGCAGGCTATGAAGCCACGGTTATGATGGATGGGATATACATATTACATGTCGGTGAGGATACACCGGCTGAGGGGAATTTAAAAGCGGGAGACCGTATTTTAGAGGTTGATGGAAAAGCGATTACGTCGCAGAAATTCTTCGTTAATCATGTCTCAAGCAAGAAAGCGGGGGATAAGGTGAACTTGAAGGTGGAACGAGAGGATGAAACTCTAGAGAAAACCATCACCCTTAAGCGTCTGAAGGAAACGGGCAATATTGGGATAGGAATCACACTCGTAGAGGACCGCACCGTGAAAACAGAACCTGAGGTTGAGTTCAATACTGAAACAATTGGAGGACCTTCAGCAGGCCTCATGTTCAGCCTCGAGATTTACAACCAATTAACTGATATTGACTATACAGCTGGCAAAAAAATCGCCGGCACTGGCACGATTGCGGAAGATGGAACAGTAGGACCAATCGGGGGCATTGATCAGAAAATCGTTGCCGCTGATGAAGAGGGAGCTGAGATTTTCTTTGCTCCGAATGAAGAAGGAGCTAAAGACTCTGATTATCAAATAGCTGTCAAAACAGCAAAAGAAATTGGCTCTGATATGACAATCGTCCCAGTAGATACTTTTGACGATGCGGTGGGATATTTGGAGAAAATGATTCAGTAA
- a CDS encoding patatin-like phospholipase family protein: MRDPKIGLALGSGGARGFAHIGLLKELDKEGIKVDCIAGSSMGALMGSFYASGSDLELLEKVSLQFKRKYFLDWTVPKMGFVAGKKIEEYIRLFTKNKKLEDLSIPLAVIATDIERGEKVIFKDGPVYEAVRASIAVPGIFVPKRIGGRLLVDGGVIDRVPVSVVREMGADIVIACDVSSSHEESKVESIYDVIMKSLDILQMEVVKARGITADVTLDPAVKMYNSMAFTNIPEIIEAGEEEARKRMPEIKDVIERWKEHE, encoded by the coding sequence ATGAGAGATCCTAAAATTGGGCTTGCTCTCGGTTCTGGAGGGGCAAGAGGATTTGCGCATATCGGCTTGCTGAAGGAGCTGGATAAAGAGGGAATAAAAGTGGATTGTATTGCAGGAAGCAGTATGGGGGCACTAATGGGCAGCTTTTATGCGAGCGGAAGTGACCTGGAATTATTAGAGAAGGTATCCTTGCAGTTCAAGCGAAAGTATTTTCTTGATTGGACCGTCCCGAAGATGGGCTTTGTGGCAGGGAAGAAAATAGAGGAATACATAAGATTGTTTACGAAAAATAAAAAGCTTGAAGATCTCTCCATTCCGCTCGCTGTCATTGCGACTGATATTGAGCGGGGAGAAAAGGTGATATTTAAGGATGGACCAGTTTATGAAGCTGTACGCGCAAGCATTGCAGTGCCGGGAATATTCGTACCCAAGCGGATTGGAGGGAGGCTGCTTGTTGATGGCGGCGTAATAGACAGGGTACCTGTATCAGTCGTACGAGAGATGGGGGCTGATATTGTCATTGCCTGTGATGTATCGAGTTCACATGAGGAATCAAAGGTCGAATCCATCTATGATGTAATTATGAAGAGCTTGGATATTCTCCAGATGGAAGTGGTAAAGGCAAGAGGAATCACGGCGGATGTGACCCTCGACCCGGCGGTAAAAATGTATAATTCAATGGCTTTTACCAATATTCCAGAAATCATTGAGGCGGGAGAAGAAGAGGCAAGGAAGAGGATGCCAGAGATTAAAGACGTGATAGAGCGATGGAAGGAGCATGAATAA
- the ylbJ gene encoding sporulation integral membrane protein YlbJ, with the protein MNKSIFKSISLASAAVLMAAALIIMPEESFEASVRGLDIWLEIVFPSLLPFLIISEMLIAFGVVKFLGVFLEPFMRPLFKVPGAGGFVWAMGLASGNPSGAKLTVRLRQDGQLTRVEAERLVSFTSSSNPLFIFGAVSVGFFLNPELGILLALSHYASNIGVGLVMRFYGRKEEKKQLEEQGQNKPFSVLEAFKIMHRTRLKDTRPFGKILGEAVSSSVHTLLMIGGFIIIFSVINKVLFLLHITAFVAGLFSSVFSFLSLSQSLSIPFITGLFEMTLGSQLTSQVENTTLMQQAIITSSLLAFSGFSIQAQVASILAETDIRFRPFFMARLLQTLLSGLITWLLFNPVYIGLRNRSQNSNVEETFSPGHGTAIDILGFLSHNGAVITLISLMAYCFYLLYAYGQSTHK; encoded by the coding sequence TTGAATAAATCGATTTTCAAATCCATCAGCCTGGCTAGTGCGGCCGTATTAATGGCCGCTGCTCTTATTATCATGCCCGAGGAATCATTTGAGGCCTCTGTACGAGGGCTGGATATTTGGCTGGAAATTGTCTTTCCTTCCTTATTGCCATTCCTGATCATATCTGAAATGCTGATTGCTTTTGGCGTAGTGAAATTTCTCGGTGTCTTTTTGGAACCCTTTATGCGGCCGCTATTTAAGGTGCCTGGTGCCGGCGGATTTGTCTGGGCGATGGGGCTCGCTTCCGGTAATCCATCTGGTGCCAAACTCACCGTTCGCCTAAGACAGGATGGCCAGCTGACAAGAGTAGAGGCAGAGCGCTTAGTTTCATTTACCAGCTCTTCCAATCCATTATTTATTTTCGGGGCTGTGTCTGTTGGTTTTTTCTTAAACCCGGAGCTCGGAATCCTGCTTGCTCTCTCTCATTATGCCAGTAATATCGGCGTTGGTCTGGTAATGAGATTCTATGGCCGCAAGGAAGAAAAGAAGCAGCTTGAAGAACAAGGGCAAAACAAGCCTTTTTCTGTTTTAGAGGCTTTTAAAATCATGCACCGCACTCGCTTAAAGGACACGCGGCCTTTCGGAAAAATACTCGGAGAAGCCGTCAGCTCATCTGTTCATACTCTCTTGATGATTGGCGGATTCATCATTATCTTCTCAGTCATTAACAAAGTTTTATTCCTTTTACATATTACCGCATTTGTGGCAGGTTTGTTTTCAAGCGTGTTTAGCTTTCTAAGCTTATCGCAATCCTTAAGCATTCCATTCATCACTGGACTTTTCGAAATGACGTTAGGAAGTCAGCTGACCAGCCAGGTTGAAAATACCACTCTCATGCAGCAGGCAATCATCACCAGCTCTTTATTGGCTTTTAGCGGGTTCAGTATTCAAGCACAAGTAGCAAGCATCCTCGCTGAAACAGATATACGGTTCAGGCCCTTCTTCATGGCAAGACTTCTCCAGACGCTCTTATCCGGCTTGATAACATGGCTTTTATTCAATCCAGTCTACATAGGTCTAAGAAACCGGAGCCAAAACTCCAATGTAGAGGAAACCTTTTCCCCAGGACATGGAACTGCAATAGATATTTTGGGATTTCTCTCCCATAACGGGGCGGTGATTACCCTGATCAGCTTGATGGCCTATTGCTTTTATTTACTATATGCGTATGGCCAATCAACCCATAAATAG
- the coaD gene encoding pantetheine-phosphate adenylyltransferase, whose protein sequence is MKKIAICPGSFDPITYGHLDIIQRGAKVFDEVYVGVLHNSAKKSLFTVEERVNLIEEATAHIPNVKVDSFQGLTVDYAKSKNACAMIRGLRAVTDFEYEMQITSMNRVLDEGIETFFIMTNNQYSFLSSSIVKEVAKYNGNISELVPEPVQKAIVRKMQG, encoded by the coding sequence GTGAAAAAAATTGCGATATGTCCTGGGAGCTTTGATCCAATTACATATGGTCATCTGGATATCATCCAGCGCGGTGCAAAAGTATTTGATGAAGTCTATGTCGGTGTTTTACATAATTCAGCAAAGAAGTCACTGTTCACGGTAGAAGAGAGAGTGAATCTCATTGAAGAAGCCACGGCCCATATCCCTAATGTTAAAGTTGACAGCTTCCAAGGATTGACCGTGGATTACGCTAAAAGCAAGAATGCCTGCGCGATGATTCGCGGATTGAGGGCAGTGACAGACTTCGAATATGAAATGCAAATTACCTCCATGAATCGGGTATTGGATGAGGGGATTGAGACATTCTTTATCATGACAAATAATCAATACTCCTTCCTGAGCTCCTCAATCGTCAAGGAAGTGGCCAAATATAACGGCAATATTAGCGAATTGGTACCCGAACCGGTTCAAAAGGCAATTGTTCGTAAAATGCAGGGCTAA
- the rsmD gene encoding 16S rRNA (guanine(966)-N(2))-methyltransferase RsmD, with product MRVISGVCKGRPLKAVQGMTTRPTTDKVKESLFNIIGPYFDGGMVLDLFSGSGSLGLEALSRGMEKGIFVEKDPKALQVIKANIQACKMEEESEVLRSDALRSIKALGGRGLSFDLILMDPPYKIANTIPAILNEIEENHLLSEDGLIICEHGEELKLPEQIGSFMKYRHEKYGITAISFFRTQDEV from the coding sequence ATGAGAGTCATTTCAGGTGTTTGCAAAGGAAGGCCATTAAAAGCTGTACAAGGCATGACGACGCGGCCTACGACTGATAAGGTAAAGGAATCTTTGTTTAATATCATCGGTCCCTACTTTGATGGTGGAATGGTGTTAGACTTGTTCTCAGGGAGCGGTTCTTTAGGTCTAGAAGCCTTAAGCAGGGGGATGGAGAAGGGGATTTTTGTTGAGAAAGACCCAAAAGCCCTGCAGGTGATTAAAGCCAATATCCAGGCCTGTAAGATGGAGGAGGAATCGGAAGTGCTGAGAAGTGATGCACTTCGGTCTATCAAGGCACTGGGAGGAAGAGGATTATCCTTCGATCTTATTTTAATGGACCCGCCGTATAAGATTGCGAATACGATCCCAGCCATCTTAAATGAAATTGAGGAAAATCATCTTTTGTCAGAGGATGGGTTAATTATCTGTGAGCATGGTGAAGAATTGAAGCTGCCAGAACAAATTGGATCTTTTATGAAATACCGTCATGAAAAGTATGGGATAACGGCTATCTCATTTTTTAGAACGCAGGATGAAGTATAG
- a CDS encoding DUF7147 family protein — protein sequence MNQRFIELGQGFSDLYELLELAKSNAYRVHYFLCLEAVSAKGKKGMSFVLVLKKSSYGDFIPLYICREGIPVIEGKVTKRYELFEQAAKEQEKNVIHMEVRHSDSFADIDLYYQYLVGILRMNRYLPPLQ from the coding sequence ATGAATCAACGTTTTATTGAGCTGGGCCAAGGCTTCTCAGATCTTTATGAACTGCTAGAGCTAGCCAAGTCCAATGCATACCGGGTGCATTACTTCCTATGCTTGGAAGCCGTATCCGCCAAAGGCAAAAAGGGGATGTCCTTTGTGCTTGTCCTGAAGAAATCCTCTTATGGAGACTTCATTCCTTTATATATTTGCAGGGAGGGCATTCCTGTCATTGAAGGAAAGGTCACCAAGAGATATGAACTATTTGAACAGGCAGCCAAGGAACAGGAAAAGAATGTCATACATATGGAGGTTCGCCATTCTGATTCATTTGCCGACATAGATCTTTATTACCAATATTTAGTTGGCATCTTGAGGATGAACCGATACCTTCCACCGTTGCAATAG
- a CDS encoding YlbG family protein produces the protein MFVERQSLIVWLHSLKQVKTLRKIGNLHYVSRKLKYAVLYVNMDDIDAVTQKLTSYSFVKRVDLSQKPFIKTEFESKKHEKEKDEYKIGI, from the coding sequence ATGTTTGTAGAAAGACAAAGCCTAATTGTATGGCTGCATAGTTTAAAGCAGGTAAAAACATTGCGTAAAATTGGAAATCTCCATTATGTTTCGCGCAAATTAAAATATGCTGTATTATATGTAAATATGGATGATATTGATGCCGTGACGCAGAAATTAACATCCTATTCATTTGTAAAACGAGTGGATCTCTCGCAGAAGCCATTCATTAAAACTGAATTTGAAAGCAAGAAACACGAGAAAGAAAAAGACGAGTACAAGATTGGCATATAA
- a CDS encoding YlbF family regulator — MLATIETVEIMDQAERLAQEIIQSEVGLHYLDSLRKMNLDPVAQEKIQTFNAMKDSYEEVQRFGRYHPDYKTVTKATREAKREMDLHPSIIVYKQAENSLQQLLDEISMLLGHSVSPHIKVPTGNPFFESSCGGGCGSGGSCGCS, encoded by the coding sequence ATGCTTGCTACTATTGAAACCGTAGAAATAATGGATCAGGCGGAAAGATTAGCTCAAGAGATCATCCAATCAGAGGTGGGGCTTCATTATCTAGACAGCCTCAGAAAGATGAACTTGGACCCCGTTGCACAAGAAAAAATACAAACCTTCAATGCCATGAAGGATTCCTATGAAGAGGTCCAGCGTTTTGGAAGGTATCATCCGGATTATAAGACGGTGACAAAAGCTACTCGTGAGGCAAAAAGAGAAATGGATTTACATCCATCCATTATTGTATATAAACAAGCTGAGAATAGCCTGCAGCAATTGTTAGATGAAATCAGCATGCTGCTTGGTCATTCTGTATCCCCGCATATAAAGGTGCCCACAGGCAATCCATTCTTTGAGTCTTCATGCGGCGGAGGCTGTGGAAGCGGTGGCAGCTGCGGCTGTTCCTAG
- a CDS encoding YlbE-like family protein has protein sequence MSLRQDVYEQIQGNEDLRDFLRQQPMWYRRLSRNPQDFSVFETESKYFFKKSIPDRVLQLSNSVQMASMMVSMFQSMSMNRGS, from the coding sequence ATCTCTCTGAGACAGGATGTATATGAACAGATTCAGGGAAACGAGGATTTACGGGATTTTTTGAGGCAGCAGCCGATGTGGTATCGGAGGCTGTCGCGAAATCCGCAGGATTTCTCGGTCTTTGAAACGGAATCTAAATATTTTTTTAAGAAATCCATTCCAGACCGGGTCTTGCAGCTATCGAACAGTGTCCAAATGGCCTCTATGATGGTTTCAATGTTTCAGTCAATGTCCATGAATAGAGGTTCATGA
- a CDS encoding YlbD family protein: MDDSKLHPSVREFKQFLKDNPKIVRDVRLGKKTWQDLYEDWSLLGENDERWTEYRDGKSEEPEAKEETPQKGEKIELISQLFSQLKNMDPEQIQKQIANISQALGAIQGVISQFQSSSGKNEQPPSPPASKHPFSFRQD; encoded by the coding sequence ATGGATGATTCTAAGCTGCATCCTTCCGTGAGGGAATTCAAGCAATTTTTAAAGGATAACCCTAAAATAGTCAGAGATGTGAGGCTGGGCAAAAAGACATGGCAGGACCTTTATGAAGATTGGTCGTTGCTTGGTGAAAATGATGAACGATGGACAGAATACAGGGATGGTAAATCAGAAGAGCCGGAAGCTAAGGAGGAGACTCCGCAAAAAGGGGAGAAGATTGAACTAATCTCACAGTTATTCAGTCAATTGAAGAATATGGACCCTGAACAAATACAGAAACAAATAGCCAATATAAGCCAAGCATTAGGAGCCATTCAGGGTGTAATCTCCCAGTTTCAGTCATCTTCAGGCAAGAATGAACAGCCCCCATCCCCGCCTGCTAGCAAACATCCATTCAGTTTTCGTCAAGACTAA
- a CDS encoding CAP domain-containing protein yields MMILAGTFYFSVWKDEQDDSALIEKNTVNHEETQEKENDPIESFSEDGTNPNQGLAIWIGKTGKELIEEIGEPNRVDLSAYGYEWWVYNDPLGGYAQFGVNEDNKIATLFSSAEEADLYPFYIGQEVDTLYKRLNMNSFVEVKYNGTTYRFELSEEDLHYRPLVKLGDIYAQVYLDKFLGEVSGVRYMDKETLILHRPYELTYRGKLHEAPEPTEEEWRQIEAGSEAQVLDLTNIIRARMELSVLQSDEEASAVAFLHSEDMMENDYFSHESIDGSTLADRLKRGNVPYMTAGENIAANYSDAVAAVEGWLNSKGHRENMLNKDYTHLGVGVYHKYYTQNFIGIR; encoded by the coding sequence ATGATGATCTTAGCAGGGACCTTCTATTTTTCTGTTTGGAAGGATGAACAAGATGATTCTGCCCTGATTGAGAAAAATACGGTTAACCATGAAGAAACTCAAGAAAAAGAAAATGACCCGATTGAAAGCTTCTCCGAAGACGGCACCAACCCAAACCAAGGACTAGCGATATGGATTGGCAAGACAGGTAAAGAGCTGATTGAGGAAATAGGTGAACCAAACCGCGTTGATTTGTCCGCATATGGCTATGAATGGTGGGTGTACAATGATCCGCTAGGCGGCTATGCTCAATTCGGTGTGAACGAAGATAATAAAATCGCTACGCTCTTCAGCTCGGCAGAGGAAGCTGATTTATACCCCTTTTATATTGGTCAGGAAGTAGATACTCTCTATAAGAGGCTGAATATGAATAGTTTTGTGGAAGTGAAATATAATGGCACAACATATCGCTTCGAGCTGTCAGAGGAAGACTTGCATTACCGCCCGCTTGTAAAATTGGGAGATATTTATGCTCAAGTATATTTAGATAAATTTTTAGGGGAGGTATCGGGTGTCAGATATATGGATAAGGAGACGCTCATTCTGCATCGTCCCTATGAATTGACCTATCGTGGCAAACTTCATGAAGCACCTGAACCAACAGAGGAAGAGTGGAGACAAATTGAGGCAGGCAGTGAAGCTCAAGTATTGGATTTAACGAATATCATTCGCGCACGCATGGAATTATCGGTTTTACAGTCAGATGAAGAAGCGTCAGCAGTGGCCTTTTTGCATAGTGAGGACATGATGGAGAATGACTATTTCTCTCATGAATCTATCGATGGAAGTACATTGGCTGACCGCCTGAAGAGAGGCAATGTACCTTATATGACAGCTGGTGAAAATATTGCAGCCAATTATTCTGATGCGGTTGCGGCTGTTGAGGGGTGGCTGAACAGCAAGGGGCATCGAGAAAATATGCTGAATAAGGATTATACGCATTTAGGAGTAGGCGTATACCATAAATACTATACCCAGAATTTTATCGGTATTCGCTAA
- a CDS encoding YugN family protein, with translation MKFENTGLEKYQVDLNRLDEVMHENGLVRAEQWDYERVSYDKKFEIKDGTYYLRVFGYAVEGDVGAHRATIQLLTPVLGKHYYPHGVEYGENEYFPESLQKQCEATLAAVKAELDIFVEVFE, from the coding sequence ATGAAATTTGAAAATACTGGTCTGGAAAAATATCAAGTTGACCTTAATCGACTTGACGAGGTCATGCATGAAAATGGACTAGTTCGTGCTGAACAATGGGATTACGAACGTGTATCCTATGACAAGAAATTCGAAATAAAGGATGGTACATATTATCTTCGAGTGTTTGGATATGCTGTTGAAGGGGATGTAGGGGCGCATCGCGCAACCATTCAATTGCTGACTCCTGTACTAGGAAAGCATTATTATCCTCACGGTGTTGAATACGGCGAAAACGAGTATTTCCCTGAATCACTCCAAAAGCAATGTGAAGCAACCTTGGCTGCCGTTAAAGCTGAGCTCGACATCTTTGTCGAAGTGTTCGAATAA
- a CDS encoding DUF420 domain-containing protein, with protein MSSSIPILPTISTACIVISAVLVAFGVWQIKKKNRETHQKLMFWAAVFAVVFFIIYASRTIFIGNTAFGGPDSLKIYYTIFLILHISFATIGAVLGIMSLYYGYKKNFVKHRKIGPIASAIWIPNAFAGVAVYMLLYVIYKGGETTSVFKAILGL; from the coding sequence ATGAGCAGTTCCATTCCTATTTTGCCAACCATCAGTACAGCCTGTATCGTCATTAGTGCAGTCTTAGTTGCGTTTGGGGTTTGGCAAATCAAAAAGAAAAATAGAGAGACCCATCAGAAACTCATGTTTTGGGCAGCGGTCTTTGCGGTTGTGTTTTTCATCATCTATGCGAGCAGAACAATCTTCATCGGAAACACAGCGTTTGGCGGACCGGATTCATTGAAGATCTATTACACGATTTTCTTGATCCTGCATATCAGCTTCGCCACTATCGGGGCGGTCCTCGGCATTATGTCCCTTTATTATGGCTATAAGAAGAATTTCGTGAAACATAGAAAGATTGGACCGATTGCCAGTGCCATCTGGATTCCGAATGCTTTTGCTGGAGTAGCTGTGTACATGCTTTTGTATGTAATCTATAAAGGCGGAGAGACAACAAGCGTCTTTAAAGCCATCCTCGGTCTATAA
- the ctaG gene encoding cytochrome c oxidase assembly factor CtaG gives MNIQMFGFEALWSPYLLVSTLVVILAYFYVTYFRARENFNKKEGLYFTGAMILFYITKGSPVDLLGHLSFSVHMVQMAVLFLVIPPLLLLGIPEWIYRKFVFKKWFSVISNPLFTLIFFNGVFSFYHVPSIFDVVKVNMVLHTLFTGILFVSSLFMWWHLVNRVEGSVQLSGLKKIGYIFANGILITPACALIIFAKAPMYATYSDPAIWAEALKLCVPAGTLAGLNLSGPEMFISMPVLEDQQTGGVIMKIIQEIVYGIFLATTFFAWFRDDSKKADDATEKYLEANPHLR, from the coding sequence ATGAATATACAAATGTTTGGGTTCGAGGCTTTATGGAGTCCGTATCTTCTTGTGAGTACGTTAGTTGTTATCCTTGCGTATTTTTATGTAACCTACTTTAGGGCAAGGGAGAATTTCAATAAAAAAGAGGGCCTGTACTTTACTGGTGCCATGATTCTTTTTTATATCACCAAAGGGTCTCCGGTTGATTTGCTTGGCCATCTATCTTTCTCCGTCCATATGGTGCAGATGGCTGTTTTGTTTTTGGTCATTCCGCCGCTTCTGCTACTTGGAATTCCTGAATGGATTTACAGGAAATTTGTCTTTAAGAAATGGTTTTCCGTGATATCCAATCCGTTATTCACGTTAATCTTTTTTAATGGTGTTTTCTCGTTCTATCATGTTCCGTCCATTTTTGACGTTGTGAAGGTAAACATGGTGCTCCATACACTATTTACGGGTATATTGTTTGTCTCATCCTTGTTTATGTGGTGGCATCTCGTTAATAGGGTGGAGGGGAGTGTTCAGCTCTCCGGTTTGAAGAAGATTGGCTATATTTTTGCCAATGGAATCTTGATTACACCTGCGTGCGCACTCATCATTTTTGCGAAGGCACCGATGTATGCCACATATTCAGACCCTGCAATATGGGCAGAAGCCTTGAAGCTTTGTGTTCCAGCTGGAACTTTGGCAGGCCTGAATTTGAGCGGACCTGAAATGTTTATTTCCATGCCTGTTTTGGAGGATCAGCAAACAGGCGGTGTAATCATGAAAATCATTCAGGAGATTGTTTATGGCATTTTCCTGGCAACGACGTTCTTTGCCTGGTTTAGAGATGATTCCAAGAAAGCTGATGATGCAACGGAGAAGTATTTAGAGGCAAATCCTCATTTAAGATAG
- the ctaF gene encoding cytochrome c oxidase subunit IVB, which translates to MENHAHTHLSKEALKYRRKKHAEDMKRQVITFILMIFLTVIAFFAVGYDGYSKWFVKPFILLLAIIQVVFQLYYFMHMSQKGHGTIATFLYTGLLIGLSAVVAFVLIVWI; encoded by the coding sequence ATGGAAAATCATGCGCATACTCATCTTAGTAAAGAAGCCCTGAAATATAGACGCAAAAAACATGCTGAAGATATGAAGAGACAGGTTATCACATTTATCCTAATGATCTTCCTGACAGTGATTGCCTTCTTCGCAGTCGGATATGATGGCTATTCCAAATGGTTTGTGAAGCCATTCATTCTCCTGCTGGCAATCATACAAGTAGTCTTTCAATTGTATTACTTTATGCATATGAGCCAAAAGGGACATGGGACGATTGCTACTTTCTTGTATACAGGTTTATTAATTGGTCTTTCTGCTGTTGTCGCTTTTGTTCTTATTGTGTGGATTTAA
- a CDS encoding cytochrome (ubi)quinol oxidase subunit III — protein MAVQQKFTPETWPSHPERFTEEGKHKFLGFWLFIAAETVLFASLFATYLALKDSVPANKDLPLAADIFGLPLAFLATMLLLTSSLTSVYAMYHMKNFDFKQMQFWLLITVVLGLAFLILEIYEFNHYVHEYHFTFTGSAFGSAFYTLVGFHGAHVTFGLLWITTLMLRNSKHGLTLTNAPKFYIASLYWHFIDVVWVFIFTVVYLMGIVG, from the coding sequence ATGGCAGTGCAGCAAAAATTCACTCCTGAAACATGGCCATCCCACCCGGAGCGATTCACGGAAGAAGGCAAGCATAAATTTCTTGGTTTCTGGCTCTTCATTGCTGCTGAAACAGTTTTATTCGCATCCTTGTTTGCTACATACTTAGCATTGAAGGACAGTGTACCGGCTAATAAGGATTTGCCGCTTGCGGCTGATATATTTGGATTGCCGCTTGCGTTTTTAGCTACGATGCTCCTGTTGACCAGCTCTTTGACCAGCGTTTATGCGATGTACCATATGAAGAATTTTGATTTTAAACAAATGCAATTTTGGCTTTTGATAACAGTTGTTTTAGGTCTCGCCTTCCTTATTCTCGAGATCTATGAATTTAATCATTATGTACATGAGTACCATTTTACTTTCACTGGGTCTGCTTTCGGTTCAGCCTTCTATACGCTGGTCGGCTTCCACGGGGCCCACGTAACGTTCGGGCTTTTGTGGATTACGACATTGATGCTCAGAAACTCTAAACACGGCCTTACATTAACGAATGCACCAAAGTTCTATATCGCGAGCCTATACTGGCACTTCATCGATGTTGTATGGGTCTTCATTTTCACGGTAGTATACTTAATGGGAATAGTGGGGTGA